In one Nicotiana sylvestris chromosome 8, ASM39365v2, whole genome shotgun sequence genomic region, the following are encoded:
- the LOC138876350 gene encoding uncharacterized protein translates to MPFSLKNAEATYMRDMTTIFHDMIHKEIEVYVDDVIIKSKRATNHIADMRRFFDIQLETKPHKVCIRGPRRKVTGILCYRQGIELDPSKVKAIQELPPPKSKKDVMSFLGCLNYINRFITQSTVICEPIFKMPRKDAETSWTKDCQKAFDKIKEYLSTPPVLVPPEPGWPLILYLSILDGAFGCVLEPHDETGRKEQVIYYLSKKFTPYEAHSEIEGLLLRLHHISYIQDGPSKVHIQETHADWKVGQMADILSEFDIIYVTQKAVKGQALADHLAKNSVGGVYEPLKTYFPDEEVLFVGEDITEVYDGRRMFFDGAANFKRVGIGVVLASETGQHYPVSSKLRFPSTNNIAEYEACILGLNMAVDMNILELLVIEAASYKAVTKKVITDFVKDHIVCRLRVPESIITDNAANINNDLMKAICETFKIKHKNSTAYRPQMNGAVKAANKNIKKILRKMLIKHMTGNTTDFLPLKALQGGSVSFGNGKKGYILGVGKVGKSLTHSIENVYYVNRLKYSLLSVSQIRDKGNKSSDLSCLKVVDDVELWHRRLGHASFSLLNKLIQKDLVHGLSMSQFKMQKNCNACARGKHVKSSFKSNRDVSTSKPLELLHMDLCGPTRVQSRGGKRYIFVIVDDYSRFTWTLFLRTKDETVEVFVAFVKKIQVKMESRVVCIRSDHGTEFDIIKFDKFCNENGITHNFSTPRTP, encoded by the exons ATGCCATTCAGTCTGAAGAATGCTgaggccacttacatgagagacatgacaactatcttccatgatatgatacacaaagaaatagaggtgtatgtggacgatgtcattatcaaatccaagagggccacaaATCACATAGCGGACATGAGAAGGTTCTTTGACAtacaacttgaaactaaaccccacaaagtgtgcattcggggtccccgtaggaaagttactgggattcttTGTTATCGTCAAGGGATTGAGCTGGAcccgtctaaagtcaaggctattcaggagttaccaccacctaagagcaaaaaagacgtgatgagcttcctaggatgtctcaactaCATCAATCGCTTCATAACacaatccacagtcatatgtgaacccatcttcaagatgccgaggaaggatgccgaaacaagctggacaaaggattgtcagaaagcttttgacaagatcaaggagtacctatccacaccaccggtcttggtcccgccagagccaggatgGCCTTTGatactctatctatctatattagatggagccttcggatgtgttttagaaccacatgatgagacaggaagaaaggagcaagtcatatattacttgagtaagaagttcacaccttatgaagcaca ctcagaaattgagggaCTACTTTTGCGCCTACACCACATATcttatatccaggatggaccctctaaagtacatatcCAGGAAACCCATGCCGATtggaaagttggccaaatggcagatatactaagtgagttcgatatcatctacgtaactcaaaaggcagtcaagggacaagcattggcagatcaccttgctaaaaattCAGTAGGAGGAGTATACGAACcgttgaaaacatattttcctgatgaagaagtgctattcgtaggagaagacattaccgaagtaTATGACGGTAggaggatgttcttcgatggagctgcaaatttcaaaagagtaggcattggagtagttttggcatcagaaacgggtcagcattatccagtatcTTCTAAACTTAGATTTCCCAGCACCAACAACAtagcagaatatgaagcctgcatactaggactcaacatggcagtcgacatgaacattctagagctgctggtgatcg aagctgcatcttacaaagctgtaaccaagaaagttatcacagattttgtcaaggatcatatCGTTTGCCGATTAAGggttcctgagtccattattactgataatgccgccaatatcAACAATGATTTGATGAAGGccatatgtgaaactttcaaaatcaagcacaagaattccacagcctacagacctcagatgaatggagcagtAAAAGCCGCCAataaaaacattaagaagatactaaggaaaatg TTAATTAAACACATGACTGGTAACACCACAGACTTTCTtccactaaaagccctgcaaggagggagtgtatcctttggcaatggcaaaaagggatacattcttggagttggaaaagttgggaagtcactcactcattctattgaaaatgtgtactatgtcaatagGCTTAAGTACAGTCTCCTGAGTGTATCTCAAATCagagataaaggaaacaag AGTagtgatctgagttgtctgaaagtTGTTGATGATGTTGAACTATGGCACAGAAGACTGGGCCATGCAAGTTTTTcccttctgaacaaactaattcagaaggacctggtccatggtctgtCTATGTCACAATTTAAGATGCAAAAAAACTGTAATGCttgtgctagaggaaaacatgtgaagtcctcctttaagtctaacagagatgtgagcacctcaaagccacttgagcttctgcatatggatctgtgtggacctACGAGGGtgcaaagcagaggaggaaaaagatacattttcGTAATTGTGGatgactattccagattcacatggactctgtttcttagaacaaaagatgaaactgttgaagtgtttgtggcctttgtgaagaaGATCCAGGTGAAAATGGAGTCTAGAGTtgtatgcattagatcagatcatgggacagaatttgacattatcaAATTTGATAAATTCTgtaatgaaaatggcatcactcacaacttctcaacTCCCAGAACTCCCTAG